The following proteins are encoded in a genomic region of Brachypodium distachyon strain Bd21 chromosome 1, Brachypodium_distachyon_v3.0, whole genome shotgun sequence:
- the LOC100826405 gene encoding uncharacterized protein LOC100826405 isoform X6, which translates to MLLARAPPPPLLSPSKSPAQRVRAFCRRRLAAPSTAAHASTVASSEASSFRAGQKRKQVASVANPLVKHCVKLRDSAAYRRSCGRLLLVGLVPILEVWRSGFAAIDCLLLLDGLAVPEELHELCGDVVYVSATVMKKISGMQSVDSTEAIAVMHMPKYFCDLNGDDGGAALDGLLHSPRRILVLDGIQDPGNLGTLIRSACAFKWDGVFLLPSCCDPFNEKALRAARGASLQLPIVSGNWYDLRAFMTERGMKMLAGHPESNSDGSDGTQTLSKELADSLMNESLCLVLGSEGNGLSEETVQACELVSIPMEESSTYPSNT; encoded by the exons ATGCTACTGgcgcgcgccccgccgccgccactgctctCGCCGTCCAAGTCTCCGGCGCAACGTGTGCGTGCCTTCTGCCGTCGCCGTTTGGCCGCAcccagcaccgccgcccaTGCCTCGACGGTCGCGTCGTCGGAGGCATCTTCTTTCCGGGCCGGGCAAAAGCGCAAGCAGGTGGCGAGCGTGGCGAACCCCCTGGTGAAGCACTGCGTCAAGCTCCGGGACTCCGCTGCCTACCGCCGCTCCTGCGgccgcctccttctcgttGGCCTCGTCCCCATCCT AGAGGTTTGGAGGTCTGGGTTCGCCGCCATTGATTGCTTGCTTCTCTTGGACGGTTTAGCTGTCCCGGAGGAATTGCATGAGCTCTGTGGCGATGTTGTGTATGTCAGCGCCACTGTCATGAAGAAGATTTCTGGGATGCAATCAGTTGATTCAACTGAGGCGATTGCTGTCATGCACATGCCTAAGTATTTCTGTGACCTCAACGGTGATGACGGTGGAGCTGCTCTTGATGGGCTGTTACATTCTCCAAGGAGGATTCTAGTCCTTGATGGGATTCAG GATCCTGGTAACCTTGGAACACTGATAAGATCAGCTTGTGCTTTTAAATGG GATGGGGTGTTTCTTCTCCCTTCTTGCTGTGATCCTTTCAATGAAAAGGCTCTTCGTGCTGCTCGTGGAGCCTCTCTGCAGCTTCCAATTGTTTCTGGTAACTGGTATGATCTGCGTGCTTTCATGACTGAACGTGGCATGAAGATGTTGGCAGGCCATCCGGAAAGCAACAGTGATGGATCTGATGGAACACAAACTCTGTCCAAAGAACTAGCAGATTCACTGATGAATGAGTCGCTATGCTTAGTGTTAGGAAGTGAGGGCAATGGCCTCTCCGAAGAGACCGTCCAAGCTTGTGAGCTCGTAAGCATTCCTATGGAAG AATCGTCCACGTATCCATCAAATACATAG
- the LOC100826405 gene encoding uncharacterized protein LOC100826405 isoform X7: MLLARAPPPPLLSPSKSPAQRVRAFCRRRLAAPSTAAHASTVASSEASSFRAGQKRKQVASVANPLVKHCVKLRDSAAYRRSCGRLLLVGLVPILEVWRSGFAAIDCLLLLDGLAVPEELHELCGDVVYVSATVMKKISGMQSVDSTEAIAVMHMPKYFCDLNGDDGGAALDGLLHSPRRILVLDGIQDPGNLGTLIRSACAFKWDGVFLLPSCCDPFNEKALRAARGASLQLPIVSGNWYDLRAFMTERGMKMLAGHPESNSDGSDGTQTLSKELADSLMNESLCLVLGSEGNGLSEETVQACELVSIPMEALPAWS; this comes from the exons ATGCTACTGgcgcgcgccccgccgccgccactgctctCGCCGTCCAAGTCTCCGGCGCAACGTGTGCGTGCCTTCTGCCGTCGCCGTTTGGCCGCAcccagcaccgccgcccaTGCCTCGACGGTCGCGTCGTCGGAGGCATCTTCTTTCCGGGCCGGGCAAAAGCGCAAGCAGGTGGCGAGCGTGGCGAACCCCCTGGTGAAGCACTGCGTCAAGCTCCGGGACTCCGCTGCCTACCGCCGCTCCTGCGgccgcctccttctcgttGGCCTCGTCCCCATCCT AGAGGTTTGGAGGTCTGGGTTCGCCGCCATTGATTGCTTGCTTCTCTTGGACGGTTTAGCTGTCCCGGAGGAATTGCATGAGCTCTGTGGCGATGTTGTGTATGTCAGCGCCACTGTCATGAAGAAGATTTCTGGGATGCAATCAGTTGATTCAACTGAGGCGATTGCTGTCATGCACATGCCTAAGTATTTCTGTGACCTCAACGGTGATGACGGTGGAGCTGCTCTTGATGGGCTGTTACATTCTCCAAGGAGGATTCTAGTCCTTGATGGGATTCAG GATCCTGGTAACCTTGGAACACTGATAAGATCAGCTTGTGCTTTTAAATGG GATGGGGTGTTTCTTCTCCCTTCTTGCTGTGATCCTTTCAATGAAAAGGCTCTTCGTGCTGCTCGTGGAGCCTCTCTGCAGCTTCCAATTGTTTCTGGTAACTGGTATGATCTGCGTGCTTTCATGACTGAACGTGGCATGAAGATGTTGGCAGGCCATCCGGAAAGCAACAGTGATGGATCTGATGGAACACAAACTCTGTCCAAAGAACTAGCAGATTCACTGATGAATGAGTCGCTATGCTTAGTGTTAGGAAGTGAGGGCAATGGCCTCTCCGAAGAGACCGTCCAAGCTTGTGAGCTCGTAAGCATTCCTATGGAAG CATTGCCAGCTTGGTCTTAG
- the LOC100826405 gene encoding uncharacterized protein LOC100826405 isoform X2: MLLARAPPPPLLSPSKSPAQRVRAFCRRRLAAPSTAAHASTVASSEASSFRAGQKRKQVASVANPLVKHCVKLRDSAAYRRSCGRLLLVGLVPILEVWRSGFAAIDCLLLLDGLAVPEELHELCGDVVYVSATVMKKISGMQSVDSTEAIAVMHMPKYFCDLNGDDGGAALDGLLHSPRRILVLDGIQDPGNLGTLIRSACAFKWDGVFLLPSCCDPFNEKALRAARGASLQLPIVSGNWYDLRAFMTERGMKMLAGHPESNSDGSDGTQTLSKELADSLMNESLCLVLGSEGNGLSEETVQACELVSIPMEVASTSASTFLKSWSLVSMIKFREANRYTLQALIM, translated from the exons ATGCTACTGgcgcgcgccccgccgccgccactgctctCGCCGTCCAAGTCTCCGGCGCAACGTGTGCGTGCCTTCTGCCGTCGCCGTTTGGCCGCAcccagcaccgccgcccaTGCCTCGACGGTCGCGTCGTCGGAGGCATCTTCTTTCCGGGCCGGGCAAAAGCGCAAGCAGGTGGCGAGCGTGGCGAACCCCCTGGTGAAGCACTGCGTCAAGCTCCGGGACTCCGCTGCCTACCGCCGCTCCTGCGgccgcctccttctcgttGGCCTCGTCCCCATCCT AGAGGTTTGGAGGTCTGGGTTCGCCGCCATTGATTGCTTGCTTCTCTTGGACGGTTTAGCTGTCCCGGAGGAATTGCATGAGCTCTGTGGCGATGTTGTGTATGTCAGCGCCACTGTCATGAAGAAGATTTCTGGGATGCAATCAGTTGATTCAACTGAGGCGATTGCTGTCATGCACATGCCTAAGTATTTCTGTGACCTCAACGGTGATGACGGTGGAGCTGCTCTTGATGGGCTGTTACATTCTCCAAGGAGGATTCTAGTCCTTGATGGGATTCAG GATCCTGGTAACCTTGGAACACTGATAAGATCAGCTTGTGCTTTTAAATGG GATGGGGTGTTTCTTCTCCCTTCTTGCTGTGATCCTTTCAATGAAAAGGCTCTTCGTGCTGCTCGTGGAGCCTCTCTGCAGCTTCCAATTGTTTCTGGTAACTGGTATGATCTGCGTGCTTTCATGACTGAACGTGGCATGAAGATGTTGGCAGGCCATCCGGAAAGCAACAGTGATGGATCTGATGGAACACAAACTCTGTCCAAAGAACTAGCAGATTCACTGATGAATGAGTCGCTATGCTTAGTGTTAGGAAGTGAGGGCAATGGCCTCTCCGAAGAGACCGTCCAAGCTTGTGAGCTCGTAAGCATTCCTATGGAAG TGGCCAGCACATCAGCATCCACATTTCTCAAATCCTGGTCTCTCGTGTCGATGATAAAGTTCAGAGAAGCGAACAGATACACCTTGCAAGCACTAATCATGTAA
- the LOC100826405 gene encoding uncharacterized protein LOC100826405 isoform X4, protein MLLARAPPPPLLSPSKSPAQRVRAFCRRRLAAPSTAAHASTVASSEASSFRAGQKRKQVASVANPLVKHCVKLRDSAAYRRSCGRLLLVGLVPILEVWRSGFAAIDCLLLLDGLAVPEELHELCGDVVYVSATVMKKISGMQSVDSTEAIAVMHMPKYFCDLNGDDGGAALDGLLHSPRRILVLDGIQDPGNLGTLIRSACAFKWDGVFLLPSCCDPFNEKALRAARGASLQLPIVSGNWYDLRAFMTERGMKMLAGHPESNSDGSDGTQTLSKELADSLMNESLCLVLGSEGNGLSEETVQACELVSIPMEVSKSVAFLLANSCSVL, encoded by the exons ATGCTACTGgcgcgcgccccgccgccgccactgctctCGCCGTCCAAGTCTCCGGCGCAACGTGTGCGTGCCTTCTGCCGTCGCCGTTTGGCCGCAcccagcaccgccgcccaTGCCTCGACGGTCGCGTCGTCGGAGGCATCTTCTTTCCGGGCCGGGCAAAAGCGCAAGCAGGTGGCGAGCGTGGCGAACCCCCTGGTGAAGCACTGCGTCAAGCTCCGGGACTCCGCTGCCTACCGCCGCTCCTGCGgccgcctccttctcgttGGCCTCGTCCCCATCCT AGAGGTTTGGAGGTCTGGGTTCGCCGCCATTGATTGCTTGCTTCTCTTGGACGGTTTAGCTGTCCCGGAGGAATTGCATGAGCTCTGTGGCGATGTTGTGTATGTCAGCGCCACTGTCATGAAGAAGATTTCTGGGATGCAATCAGTTGATTCAACTGAGGCGATTGCTGTCATGCACATGCCTAAGTATTTCTGTGACCTCAACGGTGATGACGGTGGAGCTGCTCTTGATGGGCTGTTACATTCTCCAAGGAGGATTCTAGTCCTTGATGGGATTCAG GATCCTGGTAACCTTGGAACACTGATAAGATCAGCTTGTGCTTTTAAATGG GATGGGGTGTTTCTTCTCCCTTCTTGCTGTGATCCTTTCAATGAAAAGGCTCTTCGTGCTGCTCGTGGAGCCTCTCTGCAGCTTCCAATTGTTTCTGGTAACTGGTATGATCTGCGTGCTTTCATGACTGAACGTGGCATGAAGATGTTGGCAGGCCATCCGGAAAGCAACAGTGATGGATCTGATGGAACACAAACTCTGTCCAAAGAACTAGCAGATTCACTGATGAATGAGTCGCTATGCTTAGTGTTAGGAAGTGAGGGCAATGGCCTCTCCGAAGAGACCGTCCAAGCTTGTGAGCTCGTAAGCATTCCTATGGAAG TTTCCAAGTCCGTTGCATTTTTACTGGCCAACTCTTGTTCAGTACTGTAA
- the LOC100826405 gene encoding uncharacterized protein LOC100826405 isoform X1 gives MLLARAPPPPLLSPSKSPAQRVRAFCRRRLAAPSTAAHASTVASSEASSFRAGQKRKQVASVANPLVKHCVKLRDSAAYRRSCGRLLLVGLVPILEVWRSGFAAIDCLLLLDGLAVPEELHELCGDVVYVSATVMKKISGMQSVDSTEAIAVMHMPKYFCDLNGDDGGAALDGLLHSPRRILVLDGIQDPGNLGTLIRSACAFKWDGVFLLPSCCDPFNEKALRAARGASLQLPIVSGNWYDLRAFMTERGMKMLAGHPESNSDGSDGTQTLSKELADSLMNESLCLVLGSEGNGLSEETVQACELVSIPMEVMLFLLNQNLIWLLPRTPAMLFADKWIPLMEYSCDLKLLVLHCMPSGKVYLVPQTDRQ, from the exons ATGCTACTGgcgcgcgccccgccgccgccactgctctCGCCGTCCAAGTCTCCGGCGCAACGTGTGCGTGCCTTCTGCCGTCGCCGTTTGGCCGCAcccagcaccgccgcccaTGCCTCGACGGTCGCGTCGTCGGAGGCATCTTCTTTCCGGGCCGGGCAAAAGCGCAAGCAGGTGGCGAGCGTGGCGAACCCCCTGGTGAAGCACTGCGTCAAGCTCCGGGACTCCGCTGCCTACCGCCGCTCCTGCGgccgcctccttctcgttGGCCTCGTCCCCATCCT AGAGGTTTGGAGGTCTGGGTTCGCCGCCATTGATTGCTTGCTTCTCTTGGACGGTTTAGCTGTCCCGGAGGAATTGCATGAGCTCTGTGGCGATGTTGTGTATGTCAGCGCCACTGTCATGAAGAAGATTTCTGGGATGCAATCAGTTGATTCAACTGAGGCGATTGCTGTCATGCACATGCCTAAGTATTTCTGTGACCTCAACGGTGATGACGGTGGAGCTGCTCTTGATGGGCTGTTACATTCTCCAAGGAGGATTCTAGTCCTTGATGGGATTCAG GATCCTGGTAACCTTGGAACACTGATAAGATCAGCTTGTGCTTTTAAATGG GATGGGGTGTTTCTTCTCCCTTCTTGCTGTGATCCTTTCAATGAAAAGGCTCTTCGTGCTGCTCGTGGAGCCTCTCTGCAGCTTCCAATTGTTTCTGGTAACTGGTATGATCTGCGTGCTTTCATGACTGAACGTGGCATGAAGATGTTGGCAGGCCATCCGGAAAGCAACAGTGATGGATCTGATGGAACACAAACTCTGTCCAAAGAACTAGCAGATTCACTGATGAATGAGTCGCTATGCTTAGTGTTAGGAAGTGAGGGCAATGGCCTCTCCGAAGAGACCGTCCAAGCTTGTGAGCTCGTAAGCATTCCTATGGAAG TTATGTTGTTTTTATTGAACCAGAATCTTATTTGGCTACTCCCACGCACTCCTGCAATGCTATTTGCTGATAAGTGGATTCCTCTTATGGAATATAGTTGTGATCTAAAACTGCTCGTATTACACTGCATGCCTTCTGGAAAAGTGTATTTGGTTCCGCAAACAGACAGGCAGTAA
- the LOC100826405 gene encoding uncharacterized protein LOC100826405 isoform X5: MLLARAPPPPLLSPSKSPAQRVRAFCRRRLAAPSTAAHASTVASSEASSFRAGQKRKQVASVANPLVKHCVKLRDSAAYRRSCGRLLLVGLVPILEVWRSGFAAIDCLLLLDGLAVPEELHELCGDVVYVSATVMKKISGMQSVDSTEAIAVMHMPKYFCDLNGDDGGAALDGLLHSPRRILVLDGIQDPGNLGTLIRSACAFKWDGVFLLPSCCDPFNEKALRAARGASLQLPIVSGNWYDLRAFMTERGMKMLAGHPESNSDGSDGTQTLSKELADSLMNESLCLVLGSEGNGLSEETVQACELVSIPMEESYLATPTHSCNAIC; this comes from the exons ATGCTACTGgcgcgcgccccgccgccgccactgctctCGCCGTCCAAGTCTCCGGCGCAACGTGTGCGTGCCTTCTGCCGTCGCCGTTTGGCCGCAcccagcaccgccgcccaTGCCTCGACGGTCGCGTCGTCGGAGGCATCTTCTTTCCGGGCCGGGCAAAAGCGCAAGCAGGTGGCGAGCGTGGCGAACCCCCTGGTGAAGCACTGCGTCAAGCTCCGGGACTCCGCTGCCTACCGCCGCTCCTGCGgccgcctccttctcgttGGCCTCGTCCCCATCCT AGAGGTTTGGAGGTCTGGGTTCGCCGCCATTGATTGCTTGCTTCTCTTGGACGGTTTAGCTGTCCCGGAGGAATTGCATGAGCTCTGTGGCGATGTTGTGTATGTCAGCGCCACTGTCATGAAGAAGATTTCTGGGATGCAATCAGTTGATTCAACTGAGGCGATTGCTGTCATGCACATGCCTAAGTATTTCTGTGACCTCAACGGTGATGACGGTGGAGCTGCTCTTGATGGGCTGTTACATTCTCCAAGGAGGATTCTAGTCCTTGATGGGATTCAG GATCCTGGTAACCTTGGAACACTGATAAGATCAGCTTGTGCTTTTAAATGG GATGGGGTGTTTCTTCTCCCTTCTTGCTGTGATCCTTTCAATGAAAAGGCTCTTCGTGCTGCTCGTGGAGCCTCTCTGCAGCTTCCAATTGTTTCTGGTAACTGGTATGATCTGCGTGCTTTCATGACTGAACGTGGCATGAAGATGTTGGCAGGCCATCCGGAAAGCAACAGTGATGGATCTGATGGAACACAAACTCTGTCCAAAGAACTAGCAGATTCACTGATGAATGAGTCGCTATGCTTAGTGTTAGGAAGTGAGGGCAATGGCCTCTCCGAAGAGACCGTCCAAGCTTGTGAGCTCGTAAGCATTCCTATGGAAG AATCTTATTTGGCTACTCCCACGCACTCCTGCAATGCTATTTGCTGA
- the LOC100826405 gene encoding uncharacterized protein LOC100826405 isoform X8 — protein MLLARAPPPPLLSPSKSPAQRVRAFCRRRLAAPSTAAHASTVASSEASSFRAGQKRKQVASVANPLVKHCVKLRDSAAYRRSCGRLLLVGLVPILEVWRSGFAAIDCLLLLDGLAVPEELHELCGDVVYVSATVMKKISGMQSVDSTEAIAVMHMPKYFCDLNGDDGGAALDGLLHSPRRILVLDGIQDPGNLGTLIRSACAFKWDGVFLLPSCCDPFNEKALRAARGASLQLPIVSGNWYDLRAFMTERGMKMLAGHPESNSDGSDGTQTLSKELADSLMNESLCLVLGSEGNGLSEETVQACELVSIPMEG, from the exons ATGCTACTGgcgcgcgccccgccgccgccactgctctCGCCGTCCAAGTCTCCGGCGCAACGTGTGCGTGCCTTCTGCCGTCGCCGTTTGGCCGCAcccagcaccgccgcccaTGCCTCGACGGTCGCGTCGTCGGAGGCATCTTCTTTCCGGGCCGGGCAAAAGCGCAAGCAGGTGGCGAGCGTGGCGAACCCCCTGGTGAAGCACTGCGTCAAGCTCCGGGACTCCGCTGCCTACCGCCGCTCCTGCGgccgcctccttctcgttGGCCTCGTCCCCATCCT AGAGGTTTGGAGGTCTGGGTTCGCCGCCATTGATTGCTTGCTTCTCTTGGACGGTTTAGCTGTCCCGGAGGAATTGCATGAGCTCTGTGGCGATGTTGTGTATGTCAGCGCCACTGTCATGAAGAAGATTTCTGGGATGCAATCAGTTGATTCAACTGAGGCGATTGCTGTCATGCACATGCCTAAGTATTTCTGTGACCTCAACGGTGATGACGGTGGAGCTGCTCTTGATGGGCTGTTACATTCTCCAAGGAGGATTCTAGTCCTTGATGGGATTCAG GATCCTGGTAACCTTGGAACACTGATAAGATCAGCTTGTGCTTTTAAATGG GATGGGGTGTTTCTTCTCCCTTCTTGCTGTGATCCTTTCAATGAAAAGGCTCTTCGTGCTGCTCGTGGAGCCTCTCTGCAGCTTCCAATTGTTTCTGGTAACTGGTATGATCTGCGTGCTTTCATGACTGAACGTGGCATGAAGATGTTGGCAGGCCATCCGGAAAGCAACAGTGATGGATCTGATGGAACACAAACTCTGTCCAAAGAACTAGCAGATTCACTGATGAATGAGTCGCTATGCTTAGTGTTAGGAAGTGAGGGCAATGGCCTCTCCGAAGAGACCGTCCAAGCTTGTGAGCTCGTAAGCATTCCTATGGAAG GGTGA
- the LOC100826405 gene encoding uncharacterized protein LOC100826405 isoform X3: protein MLLARAPPPPLLSPSKSPAQRVRAFCRRRLAAPSTAAHASTVASSEASSFRAGQKRKQVASVANPLVKHCVKLRDSAAYRRSCGRLLLVGLVPILEVWRSGFAAIDCLLLLDGLAVPEELHELCGDVVYVSATVMKKISGMQSVDSTEAIAVMHMPKYFCDLNGDDGGAALDGLLHSPRRILVLDGIQDPGNLGTLIRSACAFKWDGVFLLPSCCDPFNEKALRAARGASLQLPIVSGNWYDLRAFMTERGMKMLAGHPESNSDGSDGTQTLSKELADSLMNESLCLVLGSEGNGLSEETVQACELVSIPMEGIFESLNVSVAGGIFLFMLRPKQQIYSRTLTS from the exons ATGCTACTGgcgcgcgccccgccgccgccactgctctCGCCGTCCAAGTCTCCGGCGCAACGTGTGCGTGCCTTCTGCCGTCGCCGTTTGGCCGCAcccagcaccgccgcccaTGCCTCGACGGTCGCGTCGTCGGAGGCATCTTCTTTCCGGGCCGGGCAAAAGCGCAAGCAGGTGGCGAGCGTGGCGAACCCCCTGGTGAAGCACTGCGTCAAGCTCCGGGACTCCGCTGCCTACCGCCGCTCCTGCGgccgcctccttctcgttGGCCTCGTCCCCATCCT AGAGGTTTGGAGGTCTGGGTTCGCCGCCATTGATTGCTTGCTTCTCTTGGACGGTTTAGCTGTCCCGGAGGAATTGCATGAGCTCTGTGGCGATGTTGTGTATGTCAGCGCCACTGTCATGAAGAAGATTTCTGGGATGCAATCAGTTGATTCAACTGAGGCGATTGCTGTCATGCACATGCCTAAGTATTTCTGTGACCTCAACGGTGATGACGGTGGAGCTGCTCTTGATGGGCTGTTACATTCTCCAAGGAGGATTCTAGTCCTTGATGGGATTCAG GATCCTGGTAACCTTGGAACACTGATAAGATCAGCTTGTGCTTTTAAATGG GATGGGGTGTTTCTTCTCCCTTCTTGCTGTGATCCTTTCAATGAAAAGGCTCTTCGTGCTGCTCGTGGAGCCTCTCTGCAGCTTCCAATTGTTTCTGGTAACTGGTATGATCTGCGTGCTTTCATGACTGAACGTGGCATGAAGATGTTGGCAGGCCATCCGGAAAGCAACAGTGATGGATCTGATGGAACACAAACTCTGTCCAAAGAACTAGCAGATTCACTGATGAATGAGTCGCTATGCTTAGTGTTAGGAAGTGAGGGCAATGGCCTCTCCGAAGAGACCGTCCAAGCTTGTGAGCTCGTAAGCATTCCTATGGAAGGTATTTTTGAATCTCTTAATGTTTCAGTTGCTGGTGGtatctttttatttatgttaCGACCTAAACAGCAAATATATAGCAGAACATTAACATCTTGA
- the LOC100843226 gene encoding ferredoxin, chloroplastic: MAACPAATTARVGAHGGPCRLWRGGDRSPNFLTGSATSLPLSGRRPARATRTRASASELQQAPGAAAPAATIPTHKVTVHDRERGVVHEFVVPQDQYILHTAEAQDITLPFACRHGCCTSCAVRIKSGQIRQPEALGISAELREQGYALLCVGYPSSDVEVETQDEDEVYWLQFGRYFARGPVDRDDYALELAMGDE; encoded by the exons ATGGCGGCGTGCCCCGCCGCAACCAC GGCTCGCGTGGGAGCGCACGGAGGGCCGTGCCGCCTCTGGAGGGGAGGCGACAGAAGCCCGAACTTCCTCACGGGCTCCGCGACGTCCTTGCCGCTCTCGGGTCGCCGGCCTGCCCGTGCCACGAGGACGCGCGCCTCGGCCTCGGAGTTGCAGCAAGCGCCCGGCGCGGCCGCTCCCGCTGCCACTATCCCGACCCACAAGGTCACCGTCCACGATCGGGAGCGCGGAGTCGTCCACGAGTTCGTCGTGCCCCAG GACCAGTACATTCTGCACACCGCGGAGGCGCAGGACATCACGCTGCCGTTCGCGTGCCGCCATG GTTGCTGTACTAGCTGCGCGGTCCGAATTAAATCCGGGCAAATACGACAACCTGAAGCACTTGGAATATCTGCTGAATTAAGGGAGCAG GGCTATGCGTTGCTATGTGTTGGCTACCCATCCTCTGATGTTGAAGTTGAAACTCAAGATGAAGACGAG GTATATTGGCTCCAGTTTGGAAGATATTTTGCACGAGGGCCTGTT GACAGAGACGATTACGCGCTAGAGCTTGCGATGGGAGATGAGTGA
- the LOC100824438 gene encoding protein ALP1-like — MDTDDEYYYKEYLNSSSSSDEDSDDDYLIAAALAAEEEDAEPMYRGATTGHRVLDRERAQGHIRLYKDYFAATPVYGPAMFRRRFRMAKHVFMRIVNGIRNYDDYFILKRDCTGTLGFSSLQKCTAAIRMVGYGAPANAIDEYLRMSESVCVEAMLRFCTAVVKVFGSEYLREPNAEDTTRLKAIGEARGFPGMLGCIDCMHWEWKNCPYAWQGQYQGHVGEPTIILEAVASYDLWIWHSFFGMPGSHNDINVLQRSPLFARLAEGNAPECNFDVNGHPYTMGYYLADGIYPQWATFVKTISNPQGNKRALFAQQQESARKDVERAFGVLQSRWAIVRGPARMWQPETLWEVMTACVIMHNMIVEDECEGAEDVDFDYMGELIVLPEQQEAQLVDFLQMHRTIREKEMHQQLNDLVEHIWDRHGNH, encoded by the coding sequence ATGGATACCGATGATGAGTACTACTACAAGGAGTATTTAAACTCATCTTCCTCTTCAGATGAAGATTCCGATGATGACTATCTGATTGCAGCTGCTCTTGCggcagaagaggaagatgcAGAGCCTATGTACAGGGGGGCTACAACAGGGCATAGAGTACTTGATCGAGAGAGGGCACAAGGTCATATTCGCCTCTACAAAGACTATTTTGCAGCTACTCCGGTGTATGGTCCGGCGATGTTTAGGCGTCGCTTCAGAATGGCAAAGCATGTGTTCATGCGCATTGTGAATGGTATCAGAAACTATGATGACTACTTCATCCTGAAGAGAGATTGCACTGGGAcacttgggttttcttccctCCAGAAGTGCACTGCTGCTATCCGGATGGTTGGATATGGTGCTCCAGCCAATGCCATTGATGAATACCTTCGAATGTCTGAGTCAGTTTGCGTTGAAGCAATGCTGAGATTTTGCACTGCGGTGGTGAAGGTCTTTGGTTCAGAATACTTGAGAGAGCCAAATGCTGAGGACACGACACGGCTTAAGGCAATCGGAGAAGCAAGAGGGTTTCCTGGGATGCTTGGATGCATTGATTGCATGCATTGGGAATGGAAGAATTGTCCATATGCTTGGCAAGGGCAGTACCAAGGTCATGTTGGGGAGCCTACTATCATTCTTGAAGCTGTGGCATCATATGATTTGTGGATTTGGCATTCTTTCTTTGGCATGCCAGGGTCTCAtaatgacatcaatgtgcttcAGAGGTCTCCACTGTTTGCAAGGCTTGCTGAAGGAAATGCACCGGAGTGCAACTTTGATGTGAATGGACACCCATATACCATGGGGTACTACCTTGCCGACGGTATTTATCCCCAGTGGGCGACATTTGTGAAGACAATCTCTAACCCACAAGGCAATAAAAGAGCTCTTTTTGCACAACAACAAGAAAGTGCAAGGAAGGATGTGGAGCGGGCATTTGGAGTGCTCCAATCCCGTTGGGCTATTGTTAGGGGGCCAGCTAGAATGTGGCAACCAGAGACGCTGTGGGAGGTCATGACTGCGTGTGTCATCATGCACAACATGATTGTGGAGGATGAGTGTGAAGGTGCAGAAGATGTTGATTTTGACTACATGGGAGAGCTTATCGTGCTACCAGAGCAACAAGAAGCTCAACTAGTTGATTTTCTTCAAATGCATCGAACAATCCGTGAGAAGGAAATGCATCAACAACTTAATGATCTAGTTGAGCACATATGGGATCGTCATGGAAACCATTAG